The Choloepus didactylus isolate mChoDid1 chromosome 15, mChoDid1.pri, whole genome shotgun sequence genome segment tgtgctcaatctattgtcttcttaatatcttttaattttttatccatattttccttcatctccttgaattgatttaggagatttgcttgaactTCTTTGTTTAGTTGTTCTAAATCCCATGTCTTCatctgatgttttaatttgttctcttgactgagcaatatcttcctgtttcttagtatggcttgtaatttttgctgatatctggcaTTTCATCATCTTGATGAGTTAATTCTGAAggtctctttctccctttgtctAGGGTTCTACTGTTGACTGGCTTTTTGTTGGCTCTTCTTCAGTGCTTGATCCAACTTATTCTGGTCCTctagaatagcctgtgtttaattgttcagattttctcatctCTTCCTCATCTGAtacttgccctggatatgcagtgcaatttttaagattgtactttttgttcaattgtttcatctccaggagaaatcttcctttcctcttttctttctccaggattcttgatctgttttgtgtgtgtgtgtatgtgtgtgtgcaaaatTTCTTCCCtggctcctatgatttgtttacattttctcctgcatTCAGTGTCCTGTTTTCCTAACACTTTTCAATTCTGGGACTCATCATAGCAGTTCAatctcccttcccccattttgttttctgtgaaGCTTTTCTGTCCCTGATTTCTTCCTAATTAGGGTATCTTGCCCTAGGGATCCAGATGGGGTCAGTCTAGAAAGGTGTGTCAATCCACAAAAGTCCATTTTGTGTTTAGGTTGCCCAGACAATAGAAGCTGAACTGAGTGTTTGCTCCACTTGCCACTAGTTCTGTCACAGTCTCTCTACCACCCTCACTCCAGGAGGGCCCTATCATATGCTATACACCTCATTGGCTTGTGCTCTgcccctgggtctctgcagagtTGGGTCACTGTGCCTgtatatgcatggggttctaacttgctgctctCAGTGGCTCGCTACTCAGCATCGGCAGCAGGAGGGACCCATGCTGCACTGCCTCTGCGTGACTCCCTAGCTGCACAGGGCTTTGTGGGGGTGGGGTCCAGAGTGGTAGGACCAGGACAGAAATTTGCTATTTGATCTTggagattgtttttcttttagttcgATTCAGCATTTGTGTGGTACCTCTCCAATCTCTGTTGTCCTCTAGACTTCTAATCAAGTGGGATATGTCCTTTCATTTGTTGATTCCTAGGGGATCCTTTTTTGGgaatgtcttacatcaccatgttgatgacatcactcaaGACAGCTGATTTTTACATGGtaatcttgtagcctgcaactttgctgaatagtttattagctctagtagttttcttgtggattcatTTCGATTTTATATATAAAGGATCATATCACCTGTGAATAAAgatagctgttctagtttgctaatgctgctggaatgcaaaacaccagagatggattggcttttataaagggggtttatttggttacacaattacagtcttaaggccgtaaagtgtccaagataacacatgaacaatcaggtaccttcactggaggacggccaatggtgtccggaaaacctctgttagctgagaaggcatgtggctggcatctgctccaagttctggtttcaaaatggctttctcccaggacattcctctctaggcttcagctcctcaaaaatgtcactcttagttgctcttggggcatttgtcccctcttagcttctctggagcaaatgtctgctttcaaaggccatctccgaaatgtctctgtaagctgaagcttctctcttagttccagtgcattcttcaaagtgtccctattggctgtagctcctcttcaaaatgtcactctcagctgcactgagttccctctgtttgtcagctcatttgtatggctccagtgatttaatttagacccaccctgaatgggtggggtaacacctccatggaaattgatccaatcagagtcatcacccacagctgggtggggcacatctccatggaaacactcaaagaattacagtctaatcaacactgacatgtctgcccacacagattacatcaaagataatggcatttggggggacataatacattcaaactggcacaatagctttacctcttcctttccaatttgggtgccttttatttctttctttttttcttttttttttttttttttctttttttgcctaattgttctagaactgtcagtgcaatgttgaatagcagtagtgTAAGCAGGCATACTTTTCCTGTTCCTGACctcagggggaaggctttcagtcttttaccattgggTATAatgtatgttagctgtgggttttcatttatgtcctttatgtTGAGAAAGTaaccttctatttctatttttctgggtgtttttatcatgaaagggtgttggattttgtcaaatgccttttctgaattgaaatgatcatgtgatttcTCCCCCTTCATTTCCTACAATGATTGATGTTCTTATGTTGACCCAccattgcattcctgggataaatatGATTTTGTAGCAAGTAAAagccagttttttgtttttttttttcagaaattttcctAACACATTTTAAAGTCATACCAcatgaaaagaaatgtaaaattagGGAGATTCCATAATTACTAATGATTTCTCTGTTATCTGTCTGTTATGGGAAGGAAATATAAATCTTGCTTAATTAATTCTGCTTTGTAATGTCACTTTGTAATTTTTCaggaatataacaaaataaaccaTAGAATACTTTTTATGCATGAAATACACGATTCCCAATAGGTGGTATACCCTATTATTAAGAATGACTTTTGTTCacatattttaatccatttattttcccTTCGAAGGTCCAAGGGATGTCCTTCATTGCAGCAGTACTCATTCTCAATTTGGAAGAGGCTGATGCTTTCATTGCATTTGCAAATCTCCTGAATAAACCATGCCAGTTGGCCTTTTTCCGAGTGGATCACAGCATGGTATGGACATTTGGAATGGATAATGTTTTCTCTTAACTGTAGGTTTCTGTATTCTGAATCTGCTTTCAAGACTAAGAAGACTAAGATAATCTAATCTAATATTAACTTTTCATTGAATTATAGTCTGATTAAGGATTTAGTTTCTCTATTTCTATAGTATATTCCCTTCATAATTTTCTTGATATTTCTTTCTGTAGATGCtgaaatattttgccacatttgagGTATTCTTCGAAGAAAATCTCTCTAAATTGTTTCTTCATTTCAAGTCTTACAGTCTTACACCAGATATATACTTGATAGACTGGTAAGTTGTAACATACATcatatataataattaaaaggGAGTAAAATATAACATTTCATGTGTCTTAGGAACTAGAATAAATCTCATGCACAgggtcatatatatatatagaatacttTTCCCTTACAAATAGAAAAGGCTTTTGCTTAAGAGCAAGGACTGTGGGTTGAAATCCTACAAtttgtgtttcagtttcttgtctataaaatgggagtacTAATGTCTGTATCTTGGCTTATAgttgatagtaaatatttcatatgGATTATCTTGTTCAGTGCCTAGTACATGCTAAATGCTCAGCAAGAGTTCGTTGGTGTTGCTTTATTATTCATAAGTAAATGATAGTTATGATAGTAGTTTTTTAACAGAGGGattcatttttttcaaggttTTATCCAACATTGTGACAGAGGAATGATGCCTTATTTAGGGACTAATGTCTTTTGGTACCTTTCCAATACCACCTCTTCTGTATTAACTTGTCATAGACAGTTGATTATAGGAGCTGAATTTTGCTAGACGTGGAGCAGTTAATCTTAAGGTAGGTTGTTAAGCTTACATATgaagtcccctggagcaactagttaataaccaggaacaactaataaatgatctggataactgctgggggacaaccatgactgtccacagaCTGTGCATCAGCCTGGAttgggtggagtggctgagattgcagcataaaatctgtaagtagaaactgtggaactgtgctggGGGTCCCCTCCCCACATGGTAGGCTGAGCTggaaaacctcactgtgggagagaCCCGCAGTCctggaatatagctcagcccagctccatctgggtttttaattagcaaatgtggactgctgaatacaaactatAAAAATAACAAGCAGACAAGGCTTTTAGTGATGCCTGACTTTAAAAagccctttttctctctctcaccctaagtggctcagtggagacagcctcagccattttcatttcacagcgctctgacccagacaggggtggagataacagtcaGAGGgacaaagaacaattcaaatgcaaaagataactccctagggggtttcctaggaggaagaaggtggggccTTCTTCCCtaaggggaaggaggtggggccttcccttcagaactcataCCCCAGAGCCCAGGGGGAAAACagttaaaacagaaacaacctaagtgagaactaaagggaccacacctctttacaccagtcaggagtgacaggctgacaaatgccacctgctgggtacaTTGggaaaaagcacagcagctagaggccttacaggaaaatctgtcaatatctaagacacaccctcagggagagttgaaactgaatataaccccattctgagatctgaacccattctggtctgggaaaatctgattggggtaaccggggaagccagatgcctagacaacagaggactacaaactacactgggaagggcggagatatggcccagtcaaaggaacaaacttacatctcaatacacctcaatcaagatacagctgagatattgtttcattttaatgaagcaatctattaaagattttcaaagaaatatgctaaatcaaataaaaagccaaataaataagTTCAGGGaatatatgacaaaagagatgaagggtataaagaaaatactgggcaaacatgaggtagaaattgaaaatttgaaaaaacaactggcagaatctatggaaatgaaaggcacaatgcaagagatgaaaaacacaatggagacatgcaagagcagatctcaaaaggcagaagaaaacactcaggaactggagaagcagacacctgaaatcctacacacaaaagaactgataggaaaaagaatggaaaaatatgagcaatgtctcagggaattgaatgacaacatgaagcgcattaATGTGtttgtcatgggtatcccagaaggagaaaataaggggaaagaagcaaaagcaataatagaggaaataatcaatgaaaatttcccgtctctttgatagacaaaattacagatccaagaagcgcagcttaccccaaatagaatagatctaaataaacctacaccaagacacttaataatcaggttatcaaacatcaaagataaagaaagaatcctgaaagcagcaagagaaaagtgatccatcacatacaaaggaagcttgataagactatgtgtggatttctcaatagaaaccatggaggcaaggaggaagtggggtgatatatttaagatactgaaagagaaaaaccgccaaccaagaatcctgtatctggcaaaactgttcttcagtatgagggagagcttaaactattctctgacaaacagacaatgacagagtttgtgaacaagatacctgctctacaggaaacactaaagggagcactacagacaggaaaagacaggagtgagaggtttggaacacaattttgggtgatggtagcacagcaatataagtacactgaacaaagatgactgagtatggttgaaagaggaaggttaggagcatgtgggacaccagaaggaaagacaaaaggtaaagactgggactatataactcagtgaaatctagggtgctcaatggTTGTGATAAAAGGTATAATTACgtttttatgagggagaacaaatgaatgtcaacattacaaggtattaaaaatagggtgggattgggggagggaatagaatagaattataaactagagactgtaattaacagaaacattgtattatgcttcctttaatgtaacaaagacagtataccaaagctaaatgcatgggggcggggggaggcatagaggaggggtatgggacttttggcattggtgatgtttgcctctttattctactttggtttaattctgtctttcctatgttgcttcctagctgtcatgttttgttttgttttgattttctttctttctttttccttctgtctctctaccttctttgactctttctctttctttgtgaaagaaatggagatgtccttatatagatagtggtgatggtggtgaatacgtaaatacttgactatacagggaaccatcgattgtttactgaGGATGGAATGTGtcgtgtgtgaacaaaaccatcttaaaaatatgggttgatgaagaacccttgagggcactatattgagtgaaataagacagacacataaggacaaatattgcagggtctcactgatatgaactagttgtAGTATGTAAACCAtagcatgaaatataagttaccaggatatagaacggggctaaagaatggggagcagttgcttattatgagcagaatgttcaactagggtgaacttaaacgtttggaaagggacagaggtgatggtagcatgttgtgagagtgactaacagtgctgaatggtctgtgaatgtggtggaaagggtaagtgccgagtcacatatgtcaccagagggaaagttggaggttaaaagatgggaatgtataaaacagtgaatcttgtgttggacaatgtccatgattgactgtacaaatattagaaatctctctcatgaagtagaacaaatatatgacactataactagaagttaataatagaggggcatatagaaaaaaaatttacctgttgcaaactatatactacagttagtagtattttaactttctttcatcaacagtaacaaatgtagtagatcaatactatgaatcagtaatgagGTGGTGGTTAGGAgtaagggaggatttgagtttccttttttttgtctttatttcttttctggagtaatgaaaatgtcctaaaaattgtggtgatggatgatttatgatggtaccatgggcaccATTGtgcacttcggatctttggataattgtatggtatgtgaacaatctcaataaaattaaattaaaaaaaaaattaaaaaaaaactacatatgGAATGTTTAGACCTTAAATCTTAATCATGCAAAACTAGTGGGTTTCCTGTAAATGATACTAAgttttagatagatagatagttatAGGTATTGAtcaaatatgcttttttttctaataagttctttttcaatgttttctCTTCCATTCCCACTGGGAACATTAGAGTTCCTCTGGGAAGGACCCAAAATAATTGGGAGAAGAAGAGTTTTATATCATAGGATCCAGAGAACAAACATCAATTATTAATtctatgaaagaagaaaaaaatctcaattgtCAGTTTTGAGTATGAACATGGAGCATATCAAAATGAAAGTTAATGTAGAGAGTAGGACGAAATTAATAATACATGATTACTGTATACTAGAAGCTGTGCCTAGGCCTTCAACAGTGAAGTAGTGTTCTCTGTATCATCAAGAATGTGCTTTTTGTTATATAGAAATATGTGTTCTAATTTAAGAAGTAGACATGGATTTTTGTTTCACTGCCTCTATTGAGCTCATTACCTACAAATCTCAGAATCATTTTTACAAAACATAAAGGAATGAATAAGTGGCGATGCTAAAAGGCATGGATATTTTTTTGGTGGGAAGACCCCTTGGTTTTTCCCCTCAAGTTCCATCAGCACCACCTCAAATAAACAGACAATCCCTCTAAACTGTTATGTACTTTGCCAAGGCAACTTCAGGTCAAATCTGAAGCATCCACCCTCCCTACATCCCCAACCAGAATGCCACCCCAAAGCACTACTAGTTAAAGAATCACATGATTAGATATTGtcagaaaggatgggaaaaaccATTTTGGCAATTCTGTTGAAGGGCTTACATGCTTGAAAAGAAGTAGTGAGTAAAGCTTTGTGGAGGGAAAATAAGCAATGAATGTTtgtgaaaagggaagaaaaaggaaagaagtcaaACTTTATGGGTTTGTGTTAGATTAGTTAAAGATAACATGGGTTCCTCATAAAATAAGAgtaagtaactttttttttttttgagcatttctGAAGTACcagacactattctaagcacttgacATTTATTAActctttgaattttttaaaacaatcctgAGAGGTAGGTAGTATATTAGCCTTATTTTACtggtaaggaaactgaagcacagaaaagataacttgttcaaggtcacacagctactaggAGGCAAATCCAGGATTTACACTCAGGCATTCTGGTTTCAGAGCCCATACCCATAACCACTAGGCTACCCTGCCACTCTAGTTTGCATTAGGCCTTCTCTCTAGATAAGGTTGtaaatttacaaaattttgttctttttatttaatctCCCACTAACTTTCTTTGGTGGAAAAAGCCATATCTTATTGGCCTTTTTATCCCTAATTAAGCACTGTTCTTTTTATATAGAGATGCttaatgagtgagtgaataaatgaatgaaaattttcaaTAATTAATTTTCCCTCTCATTTTAGGATCTTCACCCTCTATAGCAAATCATTACCACTTGATCTGGCCTGTCGAGTCTGGGATGTATTTTGCAGAGATGGGGAGGAATTTTTATTTAGGACTGGATTAGGAATCCTCCGATTGTATGAAGATATTCTCCTACAGATGGACTTTATTCATATAGCACAGTTTCTAACTAAATTGCCAGAAGACATCACAGCAGAAAAGCTGTTTGGCTGTATTGCAGCCATTCAGATGCAGAATAGCACCAAAAAATGGACTCAGGTAGGGTGACATTTTCCCACCTCTAATAGATGTGTTAAAATAGCtgactttttattaaaaaaaagttatgtatttctcaagtaaatttaaaatatatgaatatgtatctcaaaaaataatttttgacttTGATAAAATAAGAGTTTACAGCAGATTTCCCCTCTTTCACTTATACACAcgtgtggttttatttttatgcaagtccaataatattttttgaatttaatgaaataaaatgcagaatAACCATGTATCTGGCAGAGCAGTTATATAATTACTtcggtattttaaaaaaaaaaacctattataTTAAACACCTGCTATGTACTAAGGGTTTTATAGTAGAAAGAATATAGTGTATAATCCTGGCTTTTAGATGTTTAGTCTTCTTAGGAAAACAAACATACCAGGAAGCTGAGTGACATAAAAGATAGCATTATCACTTGCTCCAGGAATGAAACACACGGTAAGCATAATAAGTTCATAGCTTAATTGCTTATGACAATGAAATGGAGGAAtattggtccagaagatgttgtTACTAAGTAgttatttcagaattttttacaagtgatgaaaactggaatttaatcttatttcataaaattgagtttaaaaaaacaagagaatttGAGAATGGCTGTTTCTCATGGGACAGAGTTAAGTATACTAAACTTATGTTTTTCATGATGATAAACTATagttatttaaatctttttaatctAGGTGGTAGTTTTTGAGGATTAAtctttattttgtataatttctagGTTTTTGCATCTGTAATGAAGGATATTAAAGATGGAGACAAGAACAATAGTCCTGCTCTGAAAAGCTAATCTTCAAAATTAACCAACTAACTGAAATTCAAAaaataggttttttaaaaaagtttttgtttccTATGTAAAAAAGCATGGAGGAAAATGTTGGagaaatccaaaagaatcaaGAGATGGAAAACTGCTGTTTTTGAATTCCATGGCTGAAGTAAATGAATTGAGTAACCTATTTGGCAGTATTATTAAATAAGTATTTTGTAGGGAGAgccattttacaaaggaagaagtTTAAATGGCTAGTTCATACTCTATAAATTGGGGTGAACTGTCTaatgcaataaaatttttaaatagttttgggaatacttaatttttatcacatcttttcttttttaactgttACCACAGTGGCACTTTTGGAGGTCAGAGCGGTTTGTTAAATACTACTTTAACCTTCAAAACACTATTTGAAATGAACAACTGAGTATAGATATTATCTCTAATTCTGACTGCTTGAAGATATTGTAGACCAGAAATAAGCAATTTTGTTCGTAAGTCACTGAGGTTGTCATTTAGCCCCATTCACCAGTTGGGGCAAATTTGGGTTATCTGGGATCTGAAAACATTTGTGGGAGATTATTTAACATTTGTTTGGATGTTTTTCCATAGTTTCGTATCTATTCATATTTGAAGGGATATTGTTTCTCTTCCTTAAGGAATTCCTGTCACTCAGAGAATTTTAGCTGTTCTGTTTCTAGTCTAAGAAATTGTTCATCTAGTAATTTAACACTAGAAAAACTAAATAAGGGTAGAAAGAAAATTCTTTGCACTTTAGTGGACTTCAGGGGGCATTGGCAGTAAGTCCATAAATATAAATGAAGTTTTTCACTGGTTAAAGTACAGAGTAATGAATTTTGAGAATTCTTATGTAGCATGCTCTTTGGCAAGACTTGggttattttttgttaaaaatccTCTACTGTTTGTAGAAACAAAATTTGTTAATTCCAGCTTGAAATTTGAAATCTTAATATATAGTTAAGTCCATGACTTATAAAACACTGTGCATAATTTTCTAATCAATGGAaataagagtaaaagaaaaagataaaattaactttttttctaatGTCTAACTTTGATGGTATTGTGGATAAAGAAATTATTAATATTGGTAAATTGGCattaactttattattttaatattattaattcTGAACCTAAAATATATCCCTTGAGTATTATGAGCACTGTCTGTATCACATGCTATCTGGTTAATAATTAGATTTATTGTGTGCTTTTTTGTTGCAATTTGTTTTGAAACAATAGTTAAGCACACTATTTCTGTAAGTGGTATATAGTCTTCAAACTAACAAGCCTGAGATCTTAGTGTATGACTGCCTTTTTAGGGATATGGGACCAGAGGGTATCCCTATATTTTTACCTATGGGTCATTGTAGCCTAGGGACTACTAATGAGACCACCCTCAGAAGTTAACTCTTGTCACGGGCTTGCTTAGTGGAAATCAGTAGTGTAATAAAATATTGAGGAAGTCTTAATAGGGTCTTAATATATGTCTTAGGATGATCATTTAACTCCAGTAACCACTACTTTATATTGCTGGCCCTGACAAAGTTGGAATGTGACCCCTGGCAGTAATCTCATTGAGGTTATACTACATGCATAAACTTAATCTTacttttgtgtctttgttttctgaGTTGGATCTAAGttactctctttctttttcttatttttatttttgtacagttctttacatttcaaatataaatatgtatatataatgtaaatataggGAATTCATTAAAAACCACTAGTAACAATTactgtgtaaataaaactgtaagCAGAGTAATTACTTGAAATGAGTCTTTATTAATTTTGAGATACCTAGTTTTATTAACgacacctggaaaaaaaaaaggaagaaacttttTTTGCTGAATTTTCTGCCAAGAAATGCTGTAGGCCTTCGGCCTCTTGAGGTTGGCAATACTGGCAGCCAAAATATTGTACTGTATCTTCCTTTCAACCTCTTATGTAGGCAATATGTGGTTATTTATGTGGTCAGTGTTTaacagtttgtttttgttttttttgttttgttttgcttttggctaaagtatattttcaattaaaaaatgacttCTCCTAAAATCttcaagagaatgaaatttaatATGATGTTTCATTTGTTTGTCTACTTTAATCAATTTTGGATTTCTATATATACAATGATTTGTCACTTTATTGTTCCTTTAGCTCAGGTCTACATTGCACTATTTTAATGCTACTAGAATCCAATAACTAGCTTGGTTTTCTAAAGTCAGCTTTTGCTgattacttttttatttcatataatattATTGGTTTAAGTATATTTGCTTGACTTTGCAAAAGTAAGGTAGTATTTGCAAAAGGGCATTGAGATTGCCAAACCCTCTGACTTCTGGATAATAGCTTTCATTGTAGCTTAGGAACAAATGATATCTTTACATACAATAGTCAATGCTAGAGACTACACCATTGGAGGGTGTAATTCTAAAGCATATAAATCATGAAATAATTTATCTTCATAATGCCATATGGTTTATTTTGATTTCTCATCTCCTATTTttgtttgaataaaataaattattttatattctgagaGTATATTCGGACAGCAGGGATTAGGTATAGAAGAGGCAAAAATGTGTGAAACAGCATTGGAAAAATCAGATTTTAATTTGCCTTGATTAATTGACTGTGTCAGAAAATGGCCTTACCTctggaagaaaagtgattttGTATTGAATTCATATTATTTTGCTCTTGTCAAGGCAACATCCAGAATAACGAATTCCCAAATGTAGTTTAACGTCTAATTAAATTAGAACTTCACCGATTTGCAACATGTGAAAACTAAAATGCAACAGAAGTCgtaaataaaatttcagggaaGCTAAGTATTTCAGAGAATGTCTTGTTCTTTAACCGTAGTATTTGCTTACTAGCAGTGTAATTGCAATAGAGGTAGTCTTTATGGTACTTTGAATAAAATGCATGAACATTTGATAAGCCTgattatgtgccaagcattgcCTCCTAATATAGGCTATATAAAGTTGCAAGACTTGGGAAATTggcaaaatttcatttctttcctttctactgTTCATGTTGATCTTCCAATTACTGAAGTTTTACCATGTTGACTTCATTCAGTGGGCTGGATATATTTTCCAGTAGACATCAGGAAGGatattcaacttttaaaaaaaaaaaatgcattgcaaAAGTCTTTTATTTGTTGAACATTTAAGTAAATAGaaatttcatgattttatttaaGGTAAAATGACTTTTGTATTATTGCTGTATATTCGGAAAatcatttttgtaataaaaatgtaaattataagCTAATACAGACTTGAAGGAGTATATAAAATCAACAACAGTAGGATATATActtttgttaacatttttaaaattcaggcaTTATATTATGCACAATGGTATAAAAGCAGAAATTGAAGCTTCAAATTTTCTTGGTCTCAGCAAAATTGATAATTTGGTAAGCAGATTTGTTTTGATTACTACATAAATCACAAGGCTTTTAATTTTAGTTCTTTATCCTTAAACTTTGAAAGGGAAATATTTACTTGATTGAAACCTTTGTATATTGTAAAAGGCTTTGAACGTCAAGGTTTGGACTTTAGTTTAAAGTAAGAAGATAAATTGGAAAGGGTTTGAATGATAGtgcttattctatttttaaattataccaactgatttaaaaaattgtgttgcAATAAGGTaatttattgctttttaattgtAGTATTTCTTCTGAGCTGATTTTTAAACTCTTTTGTGAGCCcttgaaaattaaacaattttcatcaaatttttaattattctacATGTTTTATGATCTTTTAAAAGTGTAAATTTTCCTATCATTTCCTTGTTCAAGATCCTGTAAAGACATTCCTCATAATAAAAACCCAAACTCTTTCTCCTTGTCTGTAAGGTCCTACCTGTTCTGGTTTCTGCCCCTCTCCAGCTTCACTTACCATTAAACCTTTTTTACTCCATTGTAGGCACAGTGGACTTCTTGCATTTTTCAATCTGCCAAACTCCTATTTACCTAAGCGTTTTTACTCTTGTTACCTCTGTCTAAAATGTTCTCTGTC includes the following:
- the TBC1D12 gene encoding TBC1 domain family member 12 isoform X2, whose amino-acid sequence is MVAEAKKREIKEAFKRKKIMKERFKQEENIASAMVIWINEILPNWEVMRSTRRVRELWWQGLPPSVRGKVWSLAVGNELNITPELYEIFLSRAKERWKSFSEASSENDTEGVSVADREASLELIKLDISRTFPSLYIFQKGGPYHDVLHSILGAYTCYRPDVGYVQGMSFIAAVLILNLEEADAFIAFANLLNKPCQLAFFRVDHSMMLKYFATFEVFFEENLSKLFLHFKSYSLTPDIYLIDWIFTLYSKSLPLDLACRVWDVFCRDGEEFLFRTGLGILRLYEDILLQMDFIHIAQFLTKLPEDITAEKLFGCIAAIQMQNSTKKWTQVFASVMKDIKDGDKNNSPALKS